GATGCCCGCCGCACGGCGAATCTGCCCATCGATGTGCAGACGGAAGACTATGAGGGAACGCCTGGCACCTACAATCCACTGGCGGAGGGCGCGCCTGTCAAGGTCTTCGCAAGCGGTGTGCGAAACGCCTACGACCTGGTGTGGCACACCAACGGATTTCTGTACCTGCCCACCAACGGAACCGCGGCGGGCGGGAACGCCCCGGCCTCGCCGGACGGCAGCGTGCCCGCACTGACCGGCGTGCCGACACAGCCGGATTTCCTGTACAAGACCAAAACGGCGGGCGCGTACTTCGGGCACCCTAATCCACGGCTGGGCCACTACGTGCTCAACGGCGGGAACCCGACGAGCGCCCAGGACGTTGCCGAGGTGGTCACGCAGTCTCCCTACCAGGGATATCCCGTGGGCGTGAGACCCGATTCCAACTACCGCGCGCCGTCCTGGACTTTCGGCTTTAACCGCTCACCCAACGGAGCGATCGAGTACCGCAGCAATACCTTTGGCGGAGCGCTCAAGAACCGGCTGCTGGTCGTCGAGTACGCCAACGGCAACAATATCCTGGCCCTCACGGTGAACGCCGAAGGCAACGTCTCGCGCTCCGAAACCATCGGCATCGCTTCGGACACGGCGCTGGTCAACCCGCTCGACCTGGCCGAGGACGGACGAAACGGCAACTTGTACGTCGCTGAGCTGGTCAATCCGACGTCCAGCAGCCGCATCGTGCTGCTCAAACCCGCTCCATAAAACGCCTGCCCGGAGAAAGCCTCTGCAGCGTCAGGTGGCTTCCTTCGGGCCCCACGATCAGGCATCCCACTTCTTTCGAACGGGCGTTTGTTCGCTACACTGGTCGGGATGACCCACGTGCTTGATTCGGCCTCTTCGGCTGGCCTGAGTTTTGCGCTCTCGGACGAGCAGCGCCTGATCGTGCAGAGCGTTCGCGACTTCGTGCGCGACCACATCGCGCCACTCGCCGGCGAGTACGACAAAAGCGGCGAGTTTCCCTGGCCACAGCTGCGCGGCCTGGCCGGCCTGGGCCTGCTGGGCGCCACGGTCCCCGAGGAATGGGGGGGGGCGGGCCTGGACAGCGTGACGTACGCTTTATGTCTGGAGGAAGTCGCTGCCGCCGACGCCTCGGTGGCCGTGATTGTCAGCGTGCAGAACGGGCTGCCCGAACAGATGCTGTTTCGCTACGGCACCGACGCCCAAAAAGATCAGTACCTGAGGCCGCTCGCTTCGGGTGCGAAACTCGGCGCCTTCTGCCTCACGGAGAGCAGCGCGGGATCGGACGCGGCCAGTCTGCGCCTGAAAGCTGAGCGCGATGGGGCAGGGTGGGTGCTGAACGGCAGCAAAGCCTGGATCACTAGCGGTGGGCAGGCCGACACCTACCTGGTGATGGCCCGCACCGGAGGCGCCGGCGCGCGGGGTGTGACCTGCTTTGTGGTGGACAGGCAGACCGAAGGACTGTCCTTTGGCAAGCCCGAAGAAAAGATGGGCCTGCACGCTGCTCACACCACCACCGTGCAGTTTGATGGCGTGCATGTCGGCGACGACCAGCGCGTGGGCGACGAAGGTCAGGGCCTGATCATCGCGCTTGCCAGCCTCGACGCAGGCCGCATCGGCATTGCCATGCAGGCCCTGGGAATCGCCCGCGCCGCTTACCAGCATGCTGCCCGTTACGCCCTGGAGCGCGAGCAGTTCGGCAAGAAGATTGCCGAACATCAGGGTGTGAGCTTCAAGATCGCCGAGATGGCCGCGCGGATCGAGGCGGCCCGTCTGGTGGCCCTCAAGGCAGCCTGGCTCAAGGACCAGGGCCTGAAATACAGCCGTGAAGCCAGTATCGCCAAGCTGCTTGCCAGTGACGCGGCCGTCGACGTGACCCGCGACGCCATTCAGGTTTTCGGCGGCAACGGCTACAGCCGTGAATACCCAGTCGAGCGCCTGTACCGTGACGCCAAGGTCACCGAGATCTACGAGGGCACCAGTGAGATTCAGAAACTGGTCATCGCCCGCAGTGTCTTTTCCGAGTTTTCGGAGTGATGGACGCGTTCACCTCTGGCCGGTCACATGTTACGCTTTGCCCGGTCGTACTTTGAGCTGAATGCTGACAGACCATCCCGTGCTTTCTGGAGTTCGGAGGACGATATGAAAAAACCACTGTTGATGGGCGGGCTGCTCACCCTGGGCCTCGCGGCGTGCGCACCGAACATGCGCGGACAAGGCAACGTCGTGGACGTGGCCGTGCTCGGCGTGAACGATTTTCACGGCAACCTCGCTCCGACCTCGTTTTCGGGCGTACGGATTCCGGACCCGGCAGACCCCACCAAACAGATCAGCCTGCCAGCGGGTGGGATCGAGGCCATCGGCGGTGTGCTCGCGGAGGCGCGCCGTCAGAACAGCAATACCATTTTCGTTGGGGTAGGTGACCTGATCGGTGCCAGCCCACTGGCGTCGAGCCTGCTGCGTGACGAGCCCACCATCGCGGCGATGAACGCCCTCGACATGAAGCTCAGCGTCGTCGGCAACCACGAGTTCGATTACGGTCTCAAGGAACTGCGCCGCATGCAAAACGGCGGTTGTGACAGCAACGATCCGGCCAAAGCCTGCAAGTTCAACCCGACCTTCACGGGCGCCAAGTTCCAGTACCTCGCGGCGAACGTCATCGAGGATGCCACCGGCAAGTCCATTTTCCCGGCGTACTCCATTCAGAACGTCGGTGGAGCCAATATCGCCTTTGTGGGCGCGGTCCTCAAGGAAACCCCCACCATCGTTTCGCCCGAAGGCGTGGCCGGCCTGACGTTCACCGACGAAGCCGAGGCCATCAACAAGGTCATTCCCGAGCTCAAGTCACGGAACGTGGACGCCATCATCGCGCTGATTCACCACGGCGGCGTGATCGACACGACGAAGGAAGCCTTCTCGACGCCCGAGTGCGCGACGCTCGCGGGGCCTATCGTGAACATTTCCAACAAGCTCGACCCGGCGGTGAAAGTGGTCATGAGCGCTCACACGCACCGCGGTTACAACTGCCTCGTGAATGGACGCACGATCATTCAGGGCGACGCATACGGCCACCTGTTGCAACGGGTGGACCTGCGCATCGACAAAGCCCGGCATACGGTGCTGGGCGTCAAGGCGAGCACCGTGGTGGTCGACTCGACGAAAGTTGCCAAGGACCCTGCCATGACCGCGCTGATCACCAAGGCCAAGGCCTTGACTGACCCCATCGCCAACCAGCAAGTCGCGAAGCTGGCGGTCCCGCAGGTGTCCCGTACGGCGAACGCTGCGGGGGAGTCTCCGCTGGGCAAGCTCATTGCCGATTCACAACTCGCGGCCACGAGAGACGCGGCCAAGGGTGGAGCCGTGGTGGCCTTTATGAACCCCGGCGGAATTCGGGCTGACCTGCCGGTGGCTCCCAAAGCGGACAACGGCGTGACCTTTGGTGATGTGTTCACGGTGCAGCCTTTCGGGAACAGCCTGGTCGTGCTGACCCTCACGGGCGCCCAGATCAAGACCCTGCTGGAGCAACAGTTCGACAACAGTGGCGTGACCGGACAGACCCGCATCCTGCAGGTTTCGAACGGTTTCGCGTACAAGTTTGACACCACCAAACCCAAGGACCAGCGTGTCAGCGACATCACCCTGAACGGTCAGCCGCTCAACCCAACGGCCAGTTACCGTGTGACGGTAAACAGCTTTCTCGCTGACGGAGGCGACGGTTTCACGGTGCTGCGTGAAGGCCAGAGTCGCCTGGGCGGTGAACTCGATGTGGACGCATTCCAGGCGTTTATCAAGTCAAATGCGCCCGTCGCGCCGAGTGCACAGGACCGCATCACCAAGCTGCAGTAATAGCGGTGTCCCAGGGGTGAGTTGGCATGACGCCAACTCACCTCTTTGTTGGCCGGGTGTGGACTGCCGAAGCGCCGAATCTGGTATTTTGAGCAAAGTTCAAACCAAACGACCGTTTGGTCTGCCCAAGGAGCCGTATGATCGATTTCTCGCTGACTGACGAACAAAAACAGCTTCAGGCCCTCGCCCGTGACTTTGCCAAAAACGAGATCATGCCCATTGCCAGCGAGTACGACCAGAAAGAGGAACTCCCCTGGCAGGTCGTGGAAGCTGCGCACGAGGTCGGGCTGCTCAACACCTCGGTGCCCGAGCATGCCGGAGGCCTGGGTTTGGGCATGATCGACGAAGTGTTGATCGCCGAGGAGCTCGCCTACGGCTGCATGGGGATCTACACCGTGCTGATGGCCTCCGAGCTGGGCATCACTCCCATCGTGGTGGGCGGCAGTCAGGAGCAGCAGAAGCGCTTCCTGTCACCGTTGCTCGAAAAGCCTTCTCTGGCGGCCTTCGCCCTCAGCGAGCCCAACAACGGCTCGGACGCGGCGGCCATGCACACCACGGCGGTGCTCGACGGTGACACGTGGGTCATCAATGGCAGCAAGATGTGGATCAGCAACGGCGGCGTGGCCGAGATCACGGTGGTGTTTGCGACCACCGAACGCGGCGGAGGTCACCGGGCGACCGTGGCCGTCGTGGTGCCCAAGGACGCGCCCGGCCAGTCCTACAACAAGATTCGGCACAAGATGGGTCAGCGCGCCAGCCTCACCTCGGAGCTGGTATTCGAGAATGTCCGGGTGCCGAAAGAGAACATCCTGGGAGGAGTCGGCGACGGCTTCAAGATTGCCATGAAAACCCTCGACAAGACCCGCATTCCGGTGGCGGCGGGTTCGGTGGGCATTGCCCGGCGCGCCCTGGAGGAAAGCATCAAGTACGCCAAGGAGCGTCAGGCCTTCGGCAAGCCCATCTCGGACTTTCAGGCCATTCAGTTCAAGCTGGCCGAGATGGCGATGGGCATCGAGACCGGGCGCCTGATGTCCCTGCGCGCTGCCTGGCTGGTGGACCAGGGTCTGCCACACGGCACCGAGAGCGCCATTGCCAAGGCTTACTGCTCCGAAATGGCCTTCAACGCGGCCAATGAGGCCATTCAGGTGCACGGCGGCTACGGCTACGTCGGCGAGTACCCCGTCGAGAAGCTGCTGCGCGACGTGAAGCTCAACCAGATCTACGAAGGAACCAACGAGATTCAGCGTGTGGTGATCGCGCGCGCCCTGCTGCGCTGAAGTTGCACTCCAACGATGTCACGCCAGGTTTTGCGCGCTAGCATCGTTGGAGGAATTGCCAGCAGGTGTTTGCGCACCCTGCGGTATAATTTTGAACTCGGTATAATATGGGAGGACCTATGAAAATACTGACCCTCATAAGGCAGGTTCCCGACGCTGAAGCGCGCGTACGGGTGAACGGTGGCAGTGTCGATCTGGAAGGCGCCACCCTGGTGATGGACGGCATGGACGAGTACGGGGTGGAAGAAGCGCTGCGGGTGCGCGAAAGCGGGGCGGCGACCGAGGTCATTGCCGTCGCCATCGGACCCAGGCGGGTCGAGGACGCCCTGCGCACGGCGCTGGCCATGGGTGCTGACCGCGCCGTTCACGTCGAAACCGATGAAAAGCTCGATGCCATCTCGCTCAGTCGGGTGGTCGCGCAGATTGCCGAGAACGAGGGCGCTGACCTGATCCTGGCCGGCGGACAGCAGGCCGACTGGGACAGTCAGGCGCTCGGCGCGGCCACAGCCGAGCGCCTCGGCTGGCCGCAGCTGACCTGGACCAACGGCCTGACGGTGGCGGAGGGTAAACTGAGCGGACGGCACGACGTGGACGAGGGCAACGAGACCTTCGAGGTGGCGCTGCCCGCCGTGGTCACCACCCAGCAGGGCCTCAACGAACCGCGTTACCCCACTTTGCCGAACATCATGAAGGCCAAGAAAAAAGAGCTGCGCAAGGATGCCCTCGACCAGTACGGCGTCTCGCCCAAAGTGCGTGTGGTGGGCGCGGAAATTCAGGCCCGCGCACGCATGAATCGGGTCATCGACGGCAAGGACCCCCAGGCGGCAGCGGCACAACTGCTCGAACTGCTGCGCAACGAAGCCAAAGTTCTCGCCTGACGCTGCCGAGACGGTTTTCCAACTTTCGCTTTTGATCGGGAAGCTGATCAAGATGTCTTCATCACCCTGGAAGGTGCCCGCATGATTCTGATCGTCGCTGAATACACGAACGGCAAGCTCAGCAAGAGCACCGCCGAAATGGTCACGGCCGCCCGCGAGTCGGGCCGCGAAGGCCCGGTCACCATTCTGGTACTGGGGAGCAATGTCGCCAGCATTGCCAACGAAGCTGCCATGCTTGCCGATCAGGTGCTGGTCGGCGACGCGCCGGTCCTGGCGCAGTACAACGCCGAGACCTGGGCCGCCGCGACCGCCCAGATTGCCCAGGAAGGCGAGGCGCACACGGTTCTGATCGGTGGCAGCCGCTCGGGGCGCGAATTCAGTCCGCGCGTCGCCGTGAAGCTCGACGCACCCCTGCTGGAAGACGTGATCTCACTCAAATCCACTGGTGCGGCGTTGCAGGCGCAGCGCTACACCTACCTCGCGCGCGTCACCGAAACCGTCGAAGCCGAGGCACCCGTCACCGTCGTCACGGTAAAAATCGGTATCTTCGCGCCCGCGGCGCCCGCAGCCCAGCCCGGCGAGCAGTACGATGTGGAACTCGAGCTGCCTGCCGTGCGCGTCAGCGTGACGGGCAAATCGGTCGAGAAAAGCAGCCGCGTGGCGCTCGCCGAAGCGGACGTGATCGTCACGGGCGGACGTGGGGTGGGCAGCTCGGAGAACTTCTCCAAGCTGGTCGAAGGCCTCGCCGACCAGATCGGTGCGGGCGTGGGGGCGACGCGCGCCGTAGTAGACGCCGGCTGGCGTCCGTACTCGGAGCAAGTGGGGCAGACCGGCAAGACCGTGCAACCCAAGGCGTACATTGCTCTGGGCGTCTCGGGCGCCGTACAGCACCTCTCGGGGATGGGCAAGAGCAAATACATCGTGGCAATCAACAAGGACGCCGACGCGCCCATTTTTAAGGTGGCCGACTACGGCATCGTCGGGGACGTCAACGAGATTATCCCGGCCCTGATCGAGCAGGCCCGAAACAGGTAAGCAGGAACAAACGCACCGGGCGGCCCCAGGCCGCCCGGTGCGTTCCGTTGGAACGTTCCTTACTCGATCTGCACGATTTCAGGGTGGTACAGCCCGGCCTTGCGTAAGGCCCGGATGACCTTGCCCGGATCACGCTCCTGCAACGCCTTCACGAAATCCTCCTCGCGGGTCATGCAGACCAGAAACGCGAAGTCACCCCACAACTCGAAGCCCAGCTCGCGGCGCATCATGGCGCCGAACCTGTCCCAGGCCGGCAAGGAGAGATCCTCCAGCGGAGCGAGGTAATGCGAGTGACCGTCCATCGCGGGGTTTGTGCGCACTTCGCGCTGATAGTCGCGCCGCGCCTGACCCTTCAGCCCTTCCACACCACCCGGAGCGCACAACTGTGCCGGCAGGCCCGAGTAGGTGTCACGGCAGCGCGTGGGACGGTCGGCATACTGCGAGCAGCTTCCGGTGGCGCGGTCGAGTAGCGGGCAGAAGCCCACCTGCGAGCGGTGACCCCGCACGTACTCGTCGAGGTTCTTCGCGCAGTGGGCATTGGCCCAGACTTTCCGGGCGTGGGCGTGCATGTCGCGGTGCTGGTCTTCGCTCATGCTTTGCGCAATGGTGAGGGCTTCAGGCCAGCTGAGGCGAATGGGCATGTCGCAACAGCGAAAGCAGCCGCTGGCACAGTACACCCGGCCGCCACGTCCGGTGTAGGCGCTCAGCCAGGACCGGGCGCGTTCGTCGTAACGGGCGTATTGTTTTCGAACTTCACGCGCGGTGTCCTGAGCGTTCACAGCCTCCCACTATAAGCAGGCACACCACCCCGCGCGGTGAGCGAGGTCAGGTTCCGCTGCGCGTGCCTGCGCGGAAATGGCGTGCACGTGAAACCTCACCGCCAGGACGTGCGGGCCCGCGTATACTGGAGCAGACGTGTTCAGGAAACCCGCCAAACAACCTGCCGCCTCTTCTGCCGTGTCCGCTGGCATGGAGCCTGGGCGCCTTCTCAACGAACTCCTGGCGAAACCGACCCTGGAGGGGGTTCTGGAAAGTGCGTTGGCGCAGGCGGCAGAACTGGTGGGCGGCAACGTCAAGGCCTACGCCGTCGTGCGTCCTGGAGAAGACCGGGTAGCGGCGGTGTACCAGTACGATTACGAACTGGTCGGTCTGTCCCTCGCCGGACCGTGGTCGGCCGGCCGCTCGCGCGTCGTGGCCGACGGAGCTGCCGAACTGTTCGCGACCAATCCGCCAGAGGTGCGTGCCAAACTCGACGTGCTCGGCATGCGCGAGGCCAAAGCGAGCCTGATCGCGCCGCTGCGCGACCGCAACCGCTTTCTGGGCGCTGTGGTGCTCGACCGTTATTCGGCAGACACATTTACTTCGGTGCAGCTTGATGCGGTGTCCCGCTGGGCCGGCAGTATCACGCCCCTCGTGGCGCTGTTGGAAGGCCAAGAGGAAGCCAGAGCCCTTTCGCGCCAGCTGACCACCGTCTTCGTTGAGTCCGTCGAGTCGCTCGACTTCGATACGGTCGGCCATGCCCGCCGGGTGACCGAGGTCGCAGGGAAGCTGGGGCGCGCCGTCGGCCTGACCGAGCGTGAACTGGATGAACTCTGGTACGCGGCGATGCTGCACGACCTGGGCAAGCTGCATGGCAGCGAAGGACATGCGCTCATCGGGGCCAATCTGCTGCATGACGTACCACAACTTGCCGGCGCACAGCTCGGCGTGCGCCACCATCACGAGCGCTGGGACGGTTTTGGCGAACCCGACCGCCTGGCCGGCGAGGAAATCCCGCTAATCGCGCGCATCGTGGCCGTGGCCGATACCTTCGTGCGCAAGGGCGAGAGCGCCTCGTTTGCCAGCGAGGGTGGAAAGACCCTGGACCCCCGACTGGTCACGGCCTTCGAAACTTTGGTGCGCGCCGAGGTCTGAGCGGCAGGTCCGGTCACATGAACCTCTGGCGAGGCGCCAGAGGTTTTTCGCGCTGTGTGGTTTCACCCTACGTGGTCGCCCGGGTGAGCCGGAGGCCGGTCAGCTGGGACCGGCGCGAACAAGACGACGCCCAAGCACCCCAAACCCACTATGATGAAGCGTGTGACCAACGGCGTGGCCCACCTTCCAACCGTAGAACGGCTCTGCGGGCCGCTGGAGCGCCTGGGTGGAGGTGCTCACAGCCGGGTGTACCAGGCGGGCGAGTACGTTGTGAAGGTCTACCGCAATTTTCTGGGCTGGCACGCCCTGGAAGCAGCCAACATGCGCCGCGCGGGTCTCGGTGAGTGGGTCGTCAAGACACTGGAAGCTGACGGTGCCCAAATTCTGATCATGCGGCGTTTTCCCGGGCGCCCGGTGAGGGCCGAAGACATTCCCGGTGCGCTGCCGTACATCCAGCATTTCCTGCAGAACCTGCACGCACCAAAGGAAGGGGTTGTCAACCTTGCGCGCCTCAACGAGCGCTTGCAGCGTTTCCGGGGCGCACTGAGCGCCTACCAGCTCGACGATCTCTTCGAGGCGGTGGAAACGCCACTGCGGCGCGGTGAGCTCGCCGCGCCGGCCAGCTACTGCCATTTGGATCTGTGGTCGGACAACGTCCTGGTCTCAGAGCGCGGCGAAGTGCTGGTGATCGACTGGACCCGCGCGGCCTTCGACGATCCCATCCGCGACATTTCACTGTTCAAAACCGGCACCCTCGATTTGTGCACGCCCGCGCAGAGCATGGAGCTGGCGCTGCGCCTGCTGCCTGACGAAGAGCGCGCGCTGGTGCGCTTGCGCGCCTACCTTGCCCATACCTACCTGCACGATCTGTACTGGTTTTTGATGCGTGAACCCTACGATTTCGAAGCGCAGCGCGCCGTGAAGGTGCCGCGCGCGCGGCACGCCCTGGAATTCCTGAGCTGAAGTGCCACCCTGCTGATGAGCGGCAAGCACCGGGCACTTTGCTCTAACATACGGTCGATGTCCGGCCTCCATGCACAAGACACCACCTCCCAGAGTTCTGGACCCCAGCACCTGGTGACCGTCGTAAGCCATCCACTCGTACAGCACAAGCTTTCCCTGATGCGCGACATTCACACGGGTCCGAAGGAATTCCGGGAGCTGGCCGCCGAGGTGACCTTGCTGCTGGCCTACGAAGCGATGCGTGACCTCGAAACCGAAGCCGTGACGCTGGAGACGCCCATTCAGAAAGGCGAATTTCCCATGCTGGCCGGCAAGAAACTGGCCGTGGTGGCCATCTTGCGTGCCGGGCTCATCATGAGTGACTCGATCCTGCGTCTCGTACCGGCGGCGCGCGTCGGGCACATCGGGTTGTACCGTGACCCCGAGACGCTGCGGCCCGTTGCCTACTACAACAAGTTGCCACAGGACATCGCCGAGCGCCGGGTGTTCCTGCTTGACCCGATGCTGGCCACGGGGGGCAGCGCGGTGGCGGCCATTGATACCCTCAAGGCAGCGGGCGCCCTGAGCGTCAAGCTGCTCTCGGTGCTGGCGGTGCCCGAAGGCATTGCGCGGGTTCACGCGTCGCACCCCGACGTTGAGATCGTTACCGCCGCCGTGGATGAGCGGCTCAACGATCACGGATACATTGTTCCCGGCCTGGGTGACGCGGGCGACCGGATTTACGGCACGAAGTGAAACGCCAGCACACCCTGGGCACAAGAGAGAGTTGATTCATGGACGTTTTTCCGTTTCTTCGTTCGCTGGGTATCGCCGATCCGCTGGGAATCGGTTTCCTCAGCGTGGTGCTCACCTTCGTGAGTGCGTGGGTGTTCACGCACCGCTTCGTGCCCCGCGTGCGTGATTACGCGATCAAGGTCGGTTGGGCCGATTTGCCCAACGAACGGCGTCTTAACAAGGCGCCCCTGCCGAATGCCGGCGGGCTGGCGATTTTCGCCGGGTTCATCATTCCGGTCGTGATCGTGTGGGCGCTGCGTCCCATCGGAGTCACCGAGGTGCAGGTGCAGGTGCTGGCGATCCTGCTGGGCGCAACCCTGATGGTCATGCTGGGATTTATCGATGACCAGTTTACGTTGCCTCCGCTGTTCCGCCTGGGCATGCAGACCGTGGCGGCCCTGCTGCTGGTCCTCAACGGGCTGAGCATCGAACTGCTCGCGCTGCCGTTTTTGCCTGTCATTCCAGTAGGTCTGCTCGAGCCATTCAATATCTTCTTCACGCTGCTGTGGATCGTCGGGATCACCAACGCCTTCAACCTGCTCGACGGCGTGGACGGGGTGGTGGGCGGGATCGGCTTTATCGCCAGCGTGGTGATGCTGGCAGTCGCTGCACAGTTCCCGGACCGCGGCAGCGCGGTGGTGCTGCTGGCCGGTCTTGCCGGCGCAGCGCTCGGATTTCTGCGGCACAACTTCAATCCCAGCCGCATCATCATGGGCGACGGCGGCGCTTACCTGTTCGGGTATACCCTGGCCGCCATCAGCCTGCTGGGCACACTGAAAGTCAGCGCCGGTACGTCGTTGCTGGCGCCGCTGCTGTTTCTGGCACTGCCGATCATCGATACCACCCAGGTGATCGTCGGGCGCCTGCTGCGGGGTCAGAATCCCCTCAGCACTCCCGACAAGACCCACATTCACCACCGCCTCTTCGCGCGTTACGGAGCGCGGGGCGCCGCCGTGATCATCTGGGCCATCACGCTGGGATTCAACATCGTCGGCATGCTGGCCCAGGGCATTCCGGCGCAGGTGATCTTCTTCGTGACCCTTGGCGTGGGGGGCTGTCTGACCTGGGTTGCGCTGCGCCGCGTGCGTGCGCTGCGTCTCGAAGAGTCGCACGTGACCGTCAAGGAGGCCGTGAAATGACCGCTGACCACACTGTGAAAAATGTTGTGGTGGCCTTTGGTACGCGGCCCGAAGCCACCAAGATGGCGCCGGTGATCGAGGCGCTGGATCGTCAGGAAGGTCTGCGGGTGACGGTGCTGGTGACCGGTCAGCAGCGCGAACAGCTGGACTCGGCGCTCGCGGTGTTCGGCCTGACTCCACACGCGGACCTGAACGTCATGACCGAGCGTCAGACCCTCAGCGACCTGACCGGGCGCATCGTTCCGCAGGCGGCGCGCAAACTGCGCGAGCTGCAGGCGGACATGGTGCTGGTGCACGGCGACACCACCACGACCTTCTGCATGGCCTACGCGGCCTTTGTCGAGGGCGTGGCCGTCGGGCACGTGGAAGCGGGCCTGCGCAGCGGCAGCATGACCGAGCCCTTTCCTGAGGAAGCCAACCGCAAGCTGACAAGCGTACTGACCACCCTCGACTTTGCCCCCACTTCACTGAGCCGCGATAACCTGCT
The Deinococcus peraridilitoris DSM 19664 genome window above contains:
- a CDS encoding MraY family glycosyltransferase — translated: MDVFPFLRSLGIADPLGIGFLSVVLTFVSAWVFTHRFVPRVRDYAIKVGWADLPNERRLNKAPLPNAGGLAIFAGFIIPVVIVWALRPIGVTEVQVQVLAILLGATLMVMLGFIDDQFTLPPLFRLGMQTVAALLLVLNGLSIELLALPFLPVIPVGLLEPFNIFFTLLWIVGITNAFNLLDGVDGVVGGIGFIASVVMLAVAAQFPDRGSAVVLLAGLAGAALGFLRHNFNPSRIIMGDGGAYLFGYTLAAISLLGTLKVSAGTSLLAPLLFLALPIIDTTQVIVGRLLRGQNPLSTPDKTHIHHRLFARYGARGAAVIIWAITLGFNIVGMLAQGIPAQVIFFVTLGVGGCLTWVALRRVRALRLEESHVTVKEAVK